One Bythopirellula goksoeyrii genomic window, GGTTTGCGCTCTTCTGCGTCTTCTTAGGTATCTGCGGCTATGTAAGTACGTTCGTCTCGCAGTACCACGGCGATGAACAACCCGAGCGTATCGGCCCCGTCGTTTGGCAAGGCAATTGGTTGGCCATGTTATCCGTGCCGTTGGCGCTGGCAGCCATTCCACTCGCGCCCTGGATATTCTCCCTCGCCAAGCATCGCCCCGATGTGACCGAGCAAGAGATTCGGTACTTCAAAATCCTCTGCTTCGGCGGTCCAGGGATGGTGCTGGCCACGTCGTTCTCCTGTTTCTACAGCGGCCGAGGAATGACGTGGGTCAACATGCTCATTGATCTGTTCGGCACCGCTGTCAACTTGGTTCTCGACTACTTGTTGATCTTTGGCTACGCCGGTTGTCCAGAGATGGGCATCGCTGGCGCCGCATGGGCAACCGTTGTTGGCATCTGGGTAAAACCCTTTATTTTCTTTGCACTGATATGGCAGAGGTCCAATCGGGCAACCTATCACACCGATAATTGGCGCATCGAACTTCCACTCCTCCGCCGGCTGGTTTATTACGGCGGACCAGGCGGAATGCAGATGCTGCTCGACATCAGCGGATTCACCATCTTCATCATCCTGGTGGGCAGACTTGGCGACATGCCGGCGATGGCCTCAAGCATGGCCTTCAGCATCAATACGGTCTCGTTCATGCCCGTTTGGGGCCTTGGCATGAGCGCTGGCATCCTCGTCGGCCAACGACTGGGCGAAAACCGCGACGACCTCGCCAACCGCGCCACTTGGACCACCTACCAAATCGGCATGGCCTACATGGCACTTCTAACGGTGCTTTACGTCGCACTGCCGGATCTCTTCTTGTCGTCGTTTATAGGCACCGAAACCCAAAGCGACCTCTACCAGATGGCGCTCTCCCTGCTCTACTTTGTCGCGGCTTACAATGCATTCGACACCACCCAGATTATCTTCGTTTCGGCGCTGAAGGGTTCCGGCGACACCCGCTTCATAATGTTCGTGAGCCTCGTCATGGCCACCGCCTTGGCAGCACTGACCTACCTCGCCGTCGAGATGCTGCATCTGGACGTCTATGCCTGCTGGATAATCATTGTCTTTTGGCTTACGATCCTGGCGGTTACCTACCTGCTCCGTTTCATCAGCGGCAAATGGCGCACGATGCGCGTGATCGAACAGATCCATCATCCGCAACCCGCAGACTGCGAGCTGGCCGTCCCCGAAGCGTGTCCCGAAGCGGTGCAATCAATCGACCAAGCAGCACCAGTGTGAGGAGTTAGCTGGCAGCGCCCCAGAATTATTCCTCACACACTCCGCGTACCAAAACACTTCCCCATCAAGGCCAAGATTACGCATACCAAAACGAATGTGCCAACTCCGCCCAGCGCTATAATGCCATATCTCATGTCGGGATCGATTTCCTCCGTGTTGAATGCGTTTTGCATGACTTTAATTCTTTCCACGCTCGAATTGTCCATGTCCATGATCTTCAGTCTTCGTAGGTAAAGCGATAGTTCGCGTCGAAGTTCTTCGAGCTCATCGATTTCTTGCTCAAGCATCCTCAGTTCACCATTGCGTAATCCCTTCGGCTTAGAAGAACGAGAGCTAATTTCATTCACATCATCCTGCTTTCCCTCGTTTGCAGTCGCGTTGCTCTCAAGCTCCTGTTCAAGCATGTAATACTTTTCTAGCTTGCTGCGAAGTTCGACCTCCAATTGCCTCAATACCGTGTCAAGTCCCGCCATCTCTTCAAACTCTTCGATCCTGTCTGCAGCTACTATTTCATTCATGTATGCCTCAACGACTGCATCGATGATTTTTTTCATTTCGTCGGGGTCTTCATTACCCTCATAGCTGATCATGAGTATCTTACTCTCACCTGGGAAGGACGCCTGCAGTTCATCCTGGAGCCACGTAAGCTCATCCGGACGATTCTTCACCACAACATTGAGCTCGCGAATATCGCCTCGATTGAGTGCAGCCATCAAGACAAACTGACTTTTCAGCAAAGTTAGTTGGGTTTCCTTAAAAATCTCAAATTCTTTCTCCGAAAACCGTTGCTCCGGATTAAGAAACTTCATGCTTGAGGTGTTGCTATCGACTTGCATATAGGCGGTTACAGAGAAGGGCTGAGGTAACCACCAAAATAAAAAGGCACTGACAAGGATCGCCAGCACAAGACTCAAGAATAGAAATACTGGTGGACGAAACAGAAAGAAACGATCGGAAACCATGGCGAGAACCCTTGCGATAAGAATCGATCACGAGAGATGAACCATGGGCTACTATAGCAGTTCGTCTGAATCTGCAAAGCTACCAGGGGCTTTGGAAACAGAAATAAGTAATGTGCCCCAAGAGAGGGTAATTCAATCATTAAGATTGATGCAAGTGAGAACTTGGTACGATCAATCCCCATACCCTTCCGGGTGTTTCTGGTGCCAACCCCAGGCACTTTCCACAATCGACCCGATCTCTTTATGCTGCGGTTGCCAGTTGAGCACCCGGTTCGCCTCGCGGGCATCGGCTACCAGCGCCGGCGGATCCCCTTCACGGCGCGGGGCCACCACAGCCGGGATGGCATGACCCGTCACGTGGCGGCAAGCCTCGATCACCTCCAACACACTCGCCCCACTGCCGGTGCCGAGATTCAATTTAAGCTGAGTTCCATCCTCAAGCTGCTCCAGCGCAGCCAAGTGCGCCGCCGCCAGATCGTCGACGTGGATATAATCGCGAACGCAAGTGCCGTCAGGAGTTGGATAATCGTCCCCAAAGATTTTCACGTTCTTGCGTTTTCCCAACGCCACTTCCAAAACCAGCGGGATGAGATGCGTCTCGGGATCGTGATCCTCGCCGATCGTACCATCCGCTGCAGCCCCCGAGGCATTGAAGTACCGCAGCGCCGCATAGCCCCACCCGTACGCATGGCTATAATCGGCCAACGCGTGCTCGATCACCAGCTTGGTAAATCCATAGGGATTGATCGGCGATTGCTTTTCGGCCTCGGTGATTGGCACAACGTCTGGGACACCATAGGTCGCGCAGGTACTGGAAAACACAATTCGCTTTACCCCCACATAGCGCATCGCTTCCAACAGTGAGAGTGTCCCCACGACGTTATTGTGGTAATACTCCGCTGGGTTGGTGACCGATACCCCCACGTAGCAAGAAGCAGCAAAGTGCATCACCGCCTCGATTTGCTTTTCGCGCAGGGCTCTCTCTAAAGCCAGCCGGTCGTGCAAGTCTCCCTCGATCAACCTCCCCTCGGGCACTGCCGCTCGATGTCCCTCGGAAAGATTGTCGTAGACCCACACCTCATGCCCTTCGTGCATCAGCACTTTGGCAGCATGCGAACCGACGTAACCCGCTCCACCACACAGTAATACTTTCATTTTCTTTCCCTATTCCTGCCTCTTGTCTCAGATCCGCCGTGGCGGGCGGCTTCGCGTGATCAATCTTGAGAAATATCAGATTAAGACTTCCCCTGTCGTTTCGCAACCAACCTCTGACCTTCCGGTCGAGGCTAGAAAAAACCTATAACAGTTACTCCAAGGAACACTCGCGAAGAGACAAGTTGTATATGACAGAGCAAAGCGAAGATTCTGCTGACGAAAAAATACCCCAGCGACCGCTCAAGTGCCGCTTGCAGGGCAACTTCGCTGCATGGCTGCACCGCTCGGGCGGGAGTCTGGCAATCACCACTTACACCTCTGGCAAGCTGGTTCTGGTTGGCAGCACCGACAGCAAGCTTGCTATCAACGCCCATAAATTCGCCCGCCCGATGGGCATGGCCCGCAATGGCAGCCGACTCGCCATTGCGGTCCGCGAGCAGATCCTTACCTTCCGTCTGCAAGATGATGGCAAGTTCATCCCCGAGCGAACCTACGACACAGGCAAAGTGAATGCCCACGACCTTGCCTTCGGTCGTCGCGGCATTTACTTCGCCAATACCCGATTCAATTGCTTGGCTCGCGTCTCCGACCGCAAACAGTTTGTCCAGTGTTGGCTACCTCCATTTATTTCCACGATGTTCGCCCAAGACCGTTGCCACTTGAACGGCCTTGGAATGCAGGCAGGCTCACCAGCCATGGCCACCGCTTTCTGCGAGACCGATGAAAAAAATGATTGGCGCAAAGAAGACCGTTTCACTTCTGGCGTACTCATCGATGTGGCTCGCAACGAGATCGTCGCGCGCAATCTCTGCATGCCCCACTCGCCCCGTCGTTATCGACGAGCATGGTGGTTGTGCAACTCGGGCCATGGCTCGCTCTCGCGATTCGATCCCAGCAGCAGCGAATGTCAGGAAGTCTGCGCACTGCCAGGGTTCACGCGGGGGTTATGCTTCACTGGCAAATACGCGCTCGTGGGCCTCTCCAAAATCCGCCCCAAGCACATCCTCGACGCCCCCCCGGTCCGCGCGCGCCACGGGGAGCTAACGGCTGGCGTTGCACTCGTGAATCTATCCACCGGCAAACAAGAGGGGCTGCTGGAATTCGTTGAGGGGGGCAACGAAGTGTTTGAAGTTGCTTTCTTACGCGACGTCAAAGAGCCTCGCCTGCAACATGAAAAAGAAACCTAGCGAGCCGGCCCGTCCTCGGGCCCGGCTAAGCCTCGGGCTCAAGGAAAGCCGGGCCCGGGGACGGGCCGGCTCGCTCATAATTCAATCCGAACTCCGCTTTCCTCGTTCCCTAAACTCCTCGCGGGGTCTCGATCGCGATCTTCTCCAGCGCCGCGATATTCGAATCGATGTATCGCTCGAGAATAAACATCGCCGCGAAGCCGATGATTCCCACACCGCTCACCACCATCAGCGCCCACCGCCGGGAGTCATCACCACCCGACGCGGTCACGAGTAAAATTCCCAGCATGGGCACAAGTGCTGACAGCGCCAAATGGATCAAATTAAGTTTCTTGAGCTTCTGCAGATCACGCCATCGTGGCCCAGCCACAAGGCCGTTGCGCACGATAGCGGGAAAGTAAACTCTCACTGCCAACGCCGTCAGAATAAAATAAGGGAACACCGCCGCCGAGATTCCACAAAGCGCCAACGACATAAAGAAATGCGAATAGAAGCCGACGACCCCCTCGATCTCTCCGCCCATGTTCATCACGAGCGGAAAGACCAAACCGGAGACACTCCACATCCCCAGCGTCAGCAGTGAAACAAACCAGCCGAAGAATAGTACTTGTTTCCCCCCCTCTGCGGACAATTGAGGTTTCGTGCGATCCAGTTGGCGGGCAATCTTCCGCACCACCCACACTCCCACCAACACTCCGAGTGGGAAGACGATCCCGTTGATCCAAAGTTGCACTGTCTCGAACCACTCCGACAAATCCGGAGTAATCCGACTGCGATTGTAGAGCAGGTTGAAACGGCCAGCCAAGGCATTGGGCAACAACCCCGCGATCACGACCGTCGGAATCGGCAGCGCCAGCATTAGTTTGACGATCGCGCTCCGCGGTTCTTGCAACAACTTCCAGCAACGCGGTTCCAAACAAAGCCGCAACTCCCGAGCGACTTCGTCGGCCGTCTGATAGCGTTCTTCCTTCCGCGAGGCGAGGCATTTCATCAGTACTTTGCGCAGCGACTCGGGGCAATCGCTCGGCAGCGCCTGACGCATCGCATTGAAATCCGCGTAGTGCCGCCGATCAATCATCCGCTGAATATGTGCTAGCGACCCACCGTCGGAAGGCCCATCATCAAAGGGACGCGTACCGACCAATAGTTCCCACAGCATCACTCCCAGCGAATAGACATCACTCTGCCCGCGCACCAATTGAGGGGAACCACCCAACACTGGGTGACACGCCTGCAATTGCTCCGGCGACATGTAGGCCAACGATCCACCAAACGCCTCGGCCGGATCCTCGTCGGCCCGTCCGCCGTTGTAACTCACATTAAAATCCGCCAGCTTCGGCAATCCCTCGGGAGACAACAGTACATTGGCAGGCTTGATATCGCGATGCAGTACGCCGCGCGAGTGCGCGTATCCCAACCCTTCGGCCAACTGGGCTCCCAAGCGAGCGACCACCAGCGGCCAGCTGGTTTCCTCCAGCCAGTGCCGATGCGAAGACCCATCAGGCCGGGCCGTACCACTCGACCCAAGATGTTCGTCCACCACATCCAGTAGCAATTGCCCCGTGCGTTGTTTCTGGGGTGTGCTACGCACCCGCTTCACCACGTCGAACACCGTGCCGCCGGGGATGACTTCCATGTACAACAGCCGCGCCGGCGGCGAAGTACTTGCCCGTTGGTCAAACACGCGCACGACGTACTGATGGTCTAGCTGCGCAAGCGTCTGCGGTTCGCTGCCGGTGTGTTTAGAAATCTTTAATGCGACCAGTCGCTCCATGGACATCTGCCTGGCAAGAAACACTTGGGCGAATGCCCCGCTTCCCAGTTCAGTGAGAAGTTGAAAATCATCGACGGTTTGTCCCGCCTCAAAACGAAGCGGAATCTCTTCAAGCTGCGACGGTCCCTCACCTTTTCCTTTCAGGGCATCGCTCCTGACAGTTGAGCCGTAATAGGTACACGTTGGCGAACCCGAGACCGCCATCCCCCCCACGAGTGCACAGAGTGAAGTTGCCTGCTCGGGAAATCGTTCGCGGATCTCCTCCTCAGTCACCCGATCCCCAGCTTGCATCCGCACCTGCAATTCTTCGTGGATCAAGTCCACTGGCAGTTCTACCGATGTGCCCAAAACAGGAAACTCGGCAGCATACTCCTCCACCCTCAGGGGCGATCGACCATATTGCCAGCGATATTCGAGATCGAGCTTCACCAACTCGGGGAGCACCAATTTCACGAACTGCTCATCCTCGCTAGGCAAAAACTCCGCCAGCCGCGGTTCAGCCGCCCCCTGCGAGAAATGGGCCTCCCATGCCTCCGACAACGCATCAATAGCACGAGCAACCCGATCCCAACGATCCTCATCGCTCTGGGCGGCTGGCTTCGATAGGCTAGAATGGTGCGTGGTCATAGCGATGGAATAGAAAGCAGTTTCCGCCTCAACATTCTTGAAGTAACAATACTCGCACTGGTGAGTGGGTGAGTAAGTGAGTAGGTACAGATGGAACACCTACTCACCTACTCACTTACTCACTCCCTCACATGAACGATCATGATACCCAAATTTTGGCCTCTCTGCGAACCGGCGATGAAAATGCGCTCGTAGAGTTCCTAAAAACGAACGAGGCTTCGCTCTTGGCGTTTATTCGCAGTCGCATTGGTTCGCAGCTGCAGAAAAAAATCGAGCCCGAGGACATCCTCCAAGAAGCCAGCATCGAGGCGATTCGCATCCTGCCGACCACCGACCTCTCGACTTGGGACCCGCTGCATTGGCTTTTTCAGATCTGCGAGCGGAAAGTTATCGATGCCCACCGCAAGTTCTTTGCCAGCCAAAAACGCGATGCCAGTCGCGAAGCTGCCATCCCCGACGGTAGCGAGGCGGCCGGCTTGGGCGATCTCTTGGCCGCTAGCATGACCACCCCCAGCGCCGCTTTCTCCCGCGACCAGAAACAAATTGCCATGCTCGCCGCCCTGGATACCCTCCCCGAAGACCAGCGCGAGGCATTGCGACTGCGCTATCTGGTCGGTCTCTCGTCTAAAGAAATCGCCAAGAAGATTGGCAAAACCGACGGGGCGACCCGAGTGATGATCTCCCGGGCGTTGAGTCGGTTGCATGAAATGCTGGCAGAATGATTCGAATGCGGAATTCGGATTGCGGAATGAATAAGAATTCCCGCCTATTCTGCACTCCGCAATCCGAATTCCGCATTTCTCTGAACCCTTTTCATCGCCAGCCTGCACTATAGGGGCATGTCAGCCGTCATGAGCCAATCCCCGATCAGCAAAGACGCCAAATTGGCCCCGACCGAGCTAGCCCAACTGGTCCGCGAGCACCAAGCCGACATTTGGCGTTACCTTCGCTACCTCGGTGCCACGCCCAGCGACGCCGACGATCTCACGCAAGAAACCTTTTTGGCCGTCGCCCGAGCAAACTTCATCGAACAAAGCCCACCCCAGACGGCAGCGTACCTGCGAACCGCGGCTCGCAACCAACTACTGATGGCCCGCCGCCGGGAAAAACACCAAATCAACACCGTCGAACTTGCCACCGCAGAACAAGTCTGGAGCACCCTGGTCCCCGATACCGGAACCGCCGGCTTGTTCGCAGCCTTGGCTGACTGCCTGGAAAAACTCGAAGGCCGCGCCCTTGCGGTGATTGATGGTTTTTACCGAGACCGGCGCAGCCGCGAGGAACTCGCACACGAGATGCGTATGAAACCCGACGGCGTGAAGACGCTGCTAAGGCGCACGCGAGAAGTCCTACGCAACTGTATCGAGAAGCGAACTGAAAGTTGAAGACCAGCGATGCGTTGCATCGCGGCTACTATTTTCACTCGACAAAGAAACCCCTAGCCGCGATGCAACGCATCGCAGGGCACCACCATGAACGACAAGAACCAACACGACTGGCACGACACTCTCATCGACCGCGGCCTGGCCGAACTGGTCGGCGGCGAAACGCCCCCCGATCTGACCGATCGTATCCTCGCCGCGGCTGACTCAAACCAGGCAGAGAAGGTAACTCTTGCAGAAGGAACCGAGACGATGAATACAGCAAACTCAACCACCAAAGTTTGGATCACCCTCGCCGTCGCTGTATCGCTTGGTGGCGTCGTCGTAGGTTTACTCTTGCCGGAGGTCAAAGAGGCTCGCGAAACGGCACGACGTAGCGAGATGCAGCAAGTCGAGCAACGAAATCCTATCCAGCATCCGAATACAGAAGTTGGAGATTCACTACATCTACCTCAGGGGAAGTTGGATGTTACTGGGCAGGCAAATGCTGAACCATCATCGCAGGAAGGAGAAGAATTCGCTTTTAATTTGGGATTCGCTCGGGCCAAACCTCAAACCAAGCAGGAAAGTTCTGGAAGCGAAAGTGACAAAAGCATCAATCAAGAACTACGCATTAGGCGGTTAGGCAGGTCTTCTCGTTCTAATGAATCCCCCTCCTCTCCGACCATGCCCAGTCCTTATTACTTGTCTGACGACGTACAGTACTACGCCTCTGGTAGTGGTAATAAAGTCCCAGCGAGAGAAAGCATTCGAAGCGCCGGCCAACGATTCAGCAGCGATGCTGGTTTCAAACCTAGCTTCGGTCGACAATTAAATGAGTGGGGATTGCCTCCCCAGCAAGGCACCGGCCCCGACACCTCGGGCGACCAGTACACCCGCATCAACGAAAACCCCTTTATCAAAGCCGTGGGTGGCGACGCGGTCAGCACGTTTTCGATCGACGTTGATACGGCCAGCTATGCCAATGTGCGGCAATTCCTTGAGCAATCCCGTCGCCTGCCGCCGCCTGATGCCGTGCGGATCGAGGAACTGGTCAACTATTTTGACTACGACTACGCCGGGCCTACCGAAGACAGTCCTTTTGCTGCCCACATGGAAATCGCCGCCTGTCCCTGGAACGCCGAGCATCGACTGGCGCGGATTGGCATCAAGGGCCGTGAGATCGATCGCCAGGCACGACCTCAATCGAACCTTGTATTTCTGATCGATGTCTCCGGGTCGATGAATGATCCGAATAAGCTGCCGCTCTTGATTGAAGGCATGAAACTCCTCACTCGCGAGTTGGGCGAGAACGACAAGGTCGCCATCGTGGTCTACGCCTCCAGCGAAAGACTAGCGCTGGAGAGCACCCGCGGTGATCAACAGCAGACGATCCTCGCGGCGCTCGATCAATTGCGATCAGGTGGTTCCACTGCTGGCGGGGCGGGCATCGAACTTGCTTATAAAACCGCCCAGGACAATTTCATCAAAGGGGGCGTCAACCGCGTGATCCTTTGCACCGATGGCGATTTCAACGTGGGGGTCACTAACACCGCCGACCTTGAGCGGATGGCCGAACAGAAGGCGAAGGAGTCCGGCGTGTTCCTCACAGTCCTTGGCTTCGGTCGCGGCAATCTCAACGACGCGATGATGGAAGCGATCAGCGGCAAAGGGAACGGCAACTATCACTACGTCGACAATCTCACCGAGGCCCGCAAGGTTCTCGTGGAAGAGATGGTCGGCACACTGGTGACGATCGCGAAAGACGTGAAGATTCAAGTTGAGTTTAACCCGGCCCAAGTCGCCGGATACCGTCTGATTGGTTACGAGAACCGCATGTTGCGCACCGAGGATTTCAACGACGACAAGAAAGACGCTGGTGAAATCGGTGCGGGGCACACAGTGACCGCGCTCTACGAAATCATCCCCGCGGGGAAGCGTGTCGATACGCCGGCCGTTGACGAGCTCAAGTACCAACCGCCGCTCGCCGACTTAGCGGAGACCGCGAAGACGCAAGCGAGTGATTCAGATTCGAGTGGTGAATTGCTGACTTTGAAACTCCGTTACAAACTCCCCGACGCCGATACGAGCACGAAGATCGAGTTCCCCATCACCGACAAGGGCGAATCCTTCGCCGACGCGAGTGACGACTTTAAGTTCGCCTCCACAGTGGCCAGCTTCGGGATGTTGCTCCGAAGTTCCCAGTACAGCGGCAACGCCACCTACGACACCGTTCTAGAAACCGCCTCCACCGCCAGCAGTCGCGACCCCCACGGCTACCGCGCTGAGTTCATGGATCTGGTGCGCATTGCCAAGCAATTACAACGATAGCCGCGACTCTACGAGTCGCCGGACTTCCCTGCGACGCGTTGCGTCGAGGCTATTTCGGCTCTCGACTCTTAACGCTCAACTCTCAAGCTCCCTACCCCACATCACTAATATCCAGCGCCTCGCCATACCGCTTGAGCATCTGCTCGCGCAATCGTTCATGCTCCGCATGTTTCAGCCCAGGGTCTTCACTCACCAAGAGCTGCGCTTCGCGACGGGCTTCTTCGAGTATTTCGCGATCCCGCTGCAAGTCGGCCAACCGCAATGGGGGCAAACCGTGCTGCTGCGTCCCAAACAGGTCGCCGGGGCCGCGCATCGAGAAGTCTAACTCCGCCAGTGCAAAACCATCCGTGGACTTAGAAAAAGCCGTCAACCGCTCGCGGCCTTGTTCGCTCAATTCTTCGCTGACCAACACCCCGCAGAATCCCGCATGGTTGCCACGTCCCACGCGGCCTCGGAGTTGATGCAGTTGCGCTAAGCCAAACCGTTCCGCGCCAGCCACGGTCATCACCGAAGCATTCGGCACATCGACCCCCACCTCAATCACCGACGTGCTCACCAACACCTGGGTCTCGCCGTCGCGAAACAGGTCCATCGTCTCCTGCTTGTCGGCGGCCGTCATTCTCCCGTGTAACAACGCCATGCGAAATGCTTCGAGTTCGCCATTGGTAAGCTGCTCAAACGCCTCTGCGACACTGGGGGCCGAGATGGTTTCTGACTCATCCACCAACGGTGCCACGACATACGCCTGCCGCCCTTCTCGTAGTCGATCGCGCACAAATTGCCACCACCGCGCCTGGTGATCCGGTTCGACGAGATAAGTATTGATCGGTTGCCGCCCGCCGGGGAGTTCCGTCAACGTGGAAATATCCAGATCGCCAAACAGAGTCATCGTCACGGTGCGCGGAATTGGCGTGGCGGTCATCACCAGGTAGTGCGGTGACATGTCACCTTGCCGAAGGGCGGCCCGCTGCTTCACACCGAACTTGTGCTGTTCGTCGATCACAACCAGCCCCAGGTCTTTAAATTTTACCGAGTCTTGGATCACAGCGTGCGTGCCAAGTACCACGTTGATCTCTCCCGAGGCGATCTCGGCGAGTATCTGCTCCCGCTCGCCCTTGGCAGTCCCACCGGCAAGCACCGCGAATCGCACACGGCTTGCCTCCAACATCCCGGCCAGCGTGTCGGCATGTTGCCGAGCGAGAATTTCCGTCGGGGCCATCAACACCGCCTGTTTACCATGAGCCACCGCCACCAGCATCGCGTACAACGCCACAAGTGTCTTGCCACTACCCACATCCCCTTGCAGCAAGCGATTCATGGGGCGATCGAGAGCCATGTCGGCACTCACCTCGGCAATCGCGCGGTTCTGACTCTCGGTCAGTTCAAACGGCAGAAGCCGCCGAATACGCGCATCAACCTTGGTGGTCGCCGGTAGAGGTGGCGCTGGCAGCGAACGTTGCAAAGCCCGCCGCGTCGAAACGGCCAGCTGCAACACAAACAGTTCCTGAAAGATAAATCGTCGCCGCGCGCGTTCCAGGGTTTCCTGATCCGCCGGTTGGTGGATCCCACGAATTGCCTCGGCAAGTGGTGCAATTCCATAGCGTCGCAGCAACTCCTCCGGAAACACTTCTTCCGGCACCTCGGCAAGTTCTTCCACCGCCGACCACGCCATTCGACGCATGTAGTACTGCGACAATCCCTCGGTCAGCGCATAGACAGGCAACAACTTCCGACCGGCAAGTGGGTCTTCTTCGTCGGCCAACCAGGTGATCTGTGGGTGAGACATCTCCCACATCATCCCCCGCATCTTCGGCTTGGCGGTGAGTAGAAGTTGTTGTCCTTCGTGAAACTTGCCAAACATGAACGGCTGATTGAACCAAGTTGCCCGCAGCGAGCCACTCTCATCCTGCACCAGGATCGAGACACGACTCTTGCCAAACCCCTTGTTCGCTATGGCGATCTCGGTCACGGTCCCGCGCACACTCTGCAACTCGTCTTCTTCAAGCTCTCCGATCGGCCGCTCGTCTGAGAGGTCTTGATAGTCGCGGGGAAAATCAAAGAGCAGATCGCTTGCCGTGCGAATTCCCATCCGCTCCAACAGCCGAGCCCG contains:
- a CDS encoding vWA domain-containing protein, encoding MNDKNQHDWHDTLIDRGLAELVGGETPPDLTDRILAAADSNQAEKVTLAEGTETMNTANSTTKVWITLAVAVSLGGVVVGLLLPEVKEARETARRSEMQQVEQRNPIQHPNTEVGDSLHLPQGKLDVTGQANAEPSSQEGEEFAFNLGFARAKPQTKQESSGSESDKSINQELRIRRLGRSSRSNESPSSPTMPSPYYLSDDVQYYASGSGNKVPARESIRSAGQRFSSDAGFKPSFGRQLNEWGLPPQQGTGPDTSGDQYTRINENPFIKAVGGDAVSTFSIDVDTASYANVRQFLEQSRRLPPPDAVRIEELVNYFDYDYAGPTEDSPFAAHMEIAACPWNAEHRLARIGIKGREIDRQARPQSNLVFLIDVSGSMNDPNKLPLLIEGMKLLTRELGENDKVAIVVYASSERLALESTRGDQQQTILAALDQLRSGGSTAGGAGIELAYKTAQDNFIKGGVNRVILCTDGDFNVGVTNTADLERMAEQKAKESGVFLTVLGFGRGNLNDAMMEAISGKGNGNYHYVDNLTEARKVLVEEMVGTLVTIAKDVKIQVEFNPAQVAGYRLIGYENRMLRTEDFNDDKKDAGEIGAGHTVTALYEIIPAGKRVDTPAVDELKYQPPLADLAETAKTQASDSDSSGELLTLKLRYKLPDADTSTKIEFPITDKGESFADASDDFKFASTVASFGMLLRSSQYSGNATYDTVLETASTASSRDPHGYRAEFMDLVRIAKQLQR
- the recG gene encoding ATP-dependent DNA helicase RecG, which codes for MNDAIKQTLLSPVESLRHVGRERARLLERMGIRTASDLLFDFPRDYQDLSDERPIGELEEDELQSVRGTVTEIAIANKGFGKSRVSILVQDESGSLRATWFNQPFMFGKFHEGQQLLLTAKPKMRGMMWEMSHPQITWLADEEDPLAGRKLLPVYALTEGLSQYYMRRMAWSAVEELAEVPEEVFPEELLRRYGIAPLAEAIRGIHQPADQETLERARRRFIFQELFVLQLAVSTRRALQRSLPAPPLPATTKVDARIRRLLPFELTESQNRAIAEVSADMALDRPMNRLLQGDVGSGKTLVALYAMLVAVAHGKQAVLMAPTEILARQHADTLAGMLEASRVRFAVLAGGTAKGEREQILAEIASGEINVVLGTHAVIQDSVKFKDLGLVVIDEQHKFGVKQRAALRQGDMSPHYLVMTATPIPRTVTMTLFGDLDISTLTELPGGRQPINTYLVEPDHQARWWQFVRDRLREGRQAYVVAPLVDESETISAPSVAEAFEQLTNGELEAFRMALLHGRMTAADKQETMDLFRDGETQVLVSTSVIEVGVDVPNASVMTVAGAERFGLAQLHQLRGRVGRGNHAGFCGVLVSEELSEQGRERLTAFSKSTDGFALAELDFSMRGPGDLFGTQQHGLPPLRLADLQRDREILEEARREAQLLVSEDPGLKHAEHERLREQMLKRYGEALDISDVG